A single region of the Salvelinus sp. IW2-2015 linkage group LG20, ASM291031v2, whole genome shotgun sequence genome encodes:
- the LOC111982087 gene encoding SH2B adapter protein 2, giving the protein MEGSPEKQKPSPRHRPKPRGPSTLTLGQSRSTEDLSEGLPRANFRKGFSLRNVSLCVVDGVRDMLQRSRGASPEPRCRLNGDTGGCWSPRLLRMPRGSRSAALRPLPAEVQREGALRYMVADDSHSMGSNAQWQKCRLLLRRMRGGGEGGVTEGEGGFLLEFYVPPKSSKPKLSVPLTAVMEVRTTMPLEMPDRDNTFVLKVENGGEYILETLDSLQKHSWVADIQDCIDPGDSGDDIELTSCPHGQFPSVSTCNCELTAHIPKTPQHRAGPCGPSGPRFRTLLASPLHPTHVPLERFLQSLESNRPGAGEGTPRSEMDTSLTCYPWFHGTLSRVSAAQLVLVGGARSHGLFVIRQSETRPGEYVLTFNFQGKAKHLRLSVDSQGQCHVHHLWFQSVGDMLQHFHCHPIPLESRGAADVTLRCYVQTQRSRPELCVSRMSTPTREPGCRNGLHQLAQFFPGVLQPVGGSVDSPLPPSSPALPRILPPFPRLEDGGDGGLRSRSGSIEHLLPPSGGSADEQQETEGAQRTRAVENQYSLY; this is encoded by the exons ATGGAGGGCAGCCCAGAGAAGCAGAAGCCCAGCCCGCGACACCGGCCCAAACCCAGGGGcccctccacactgactctgggCCAGTCCCGCAGCACAGAGGACCTATCTGAGGGCCTCCCCAGGGCCAACTTCAGGAAGGGCTTCTCCCTACGTAACGTCAGCCTGTGTGTGGTGGACGGGGTCCGGGACATGCTCCAGAGGAGCCGAGGAGCCTCTCCAGAACCCCGCTGCAGGCTCAACGGGGATACGGGAGGGTGTTGGAGTCCCCGCCTGCTGCGTATGCCCCGGGGATCCCGCAGTGCTGCCCTGAGGCCCCTGCCAGCTGAGGTGCAGAGGGAAGGAGCCCTGCGTTACATGGTGGCGGACGACTCACACAGCATGGGCAGCAATGCTCAGTGGCAGAAGTGTCGTCTGCTgctgaggaggatgagaggaggaggagaaggaggggtcaCTGAAGGGGAGGGGGGCTTCCTGCTGGAGTTCTATGTGCCGCCCAAG TCGTCCAAGCCCAAATTGAGTGTTCCTCTGACAGCCGTAATGGAGGTGCGGACCACCATGCCCCTGGAGATGCCAGACAGGGACAACACCTTTGTCCTCAAG GTGGAGAATGGAGGAGAATACATCCTGGAGACATTAGACTCCCTTCAGAAACACTCCTGGGTGGCTGACATTCAGGACTGCATAGACCCGGG GGACAGTGGAGATGACATTGAGCTGACGTCTTGTCCTCATGGCCAGTTCCCCTCGGTGTCCACCTGTAACTGTGAGCTCACGGCTC ACATACCCAAGACCCCTCAGCACCGTGCTGGTCCCTGTGGCCCCTCAGGGCCCCGCTTTCGGACCCTGTTGGCCTCCCCTTTGCACCCCACCCATGTCCCCCTAGAACGCTTCCTCCAGTCACTGGAGTCCAACAGGCCTGGAGCAG GTGAAGGAACACCACGCTCTGAGATGGACACCTCTCTGACCTGCTACCCATGGTTCCACGGTACACTGTCTCGAGTGAGTGCTGCTCAGCTGGTGTTGGTGGGCGGAGCCCGGAGCCATGGGCTCTTTGTGATTCGCCAGAGCGAGACGCGCCCGGGAGAATACGTCCTCACCTTCAACTTCCAGGGCAAAGCCAAG CACCTGCGTCTGTCTGTGGACTCTCAGGGCCAGTGCCATGTGCACCACCTGTGGTTCCAGAGCGTGGGGGACATGCTGCAGCACTTCCACTGCCACCCCATTCCGTTGGAGTCTCGCGGGGCTGCAGATGTCACGCTGCGATGCTACGTCCAGACACAGCGCAGCCGCCCAG AGCTCTGTGTGTCTCGGATGTCCACCCCTACCAGAGAGCCTGGCTGTCGGAACGGCCTCCACCAATTGGCACAATTCTTTCCCGGAGTCTTGCAGCCAGTTGGTGGATCTGTggactctcctctcccccccagtTCCCCTGCTCTACCCCGCATTCTGCCTCCCTTCCCCAGACTAGAGGATGGGGGTGATGGGGGCTTACGGAGTCGCAGTGGCAGCATAGAGCATCTTCTACCGCCCTCTGGTGGCTCAGCTGATGAACAGCAGGAGACTGAGGGAGCACAAAGAACAAGAGCAGTAGAGAACCAGTACTCTCTCTACTGA
- the LOC111979970 gene encoding uncharacterized protein has product MAEVRLKLSNGAYRILQNTYHQLPLRIEGNQAKGAIQATSLLTEYRSGEAQNDHDNTARPGNWTRLPSLGIPEETLRTENSRVLIRLTDGGFKIGFCHDLISKCGEGILQFGSARRNNLSDSEDIRVLDSASRWFYLSSPHLADTQVHVIASRASSWIRNRLVTATITQTRHEQRRSLCMVRFAIGQSSFSLRQSHEQLFVRPYGNGNMYEPLYKSRTAYYEILEVSPTATQAQIKTAYYKQSFVYHPDKNAGSEEATNRFSNISEAYNVLGNKGLRKKYDRGILSQGDVTGASKPSAKDTKSSSSQPTREARQTSALGIDSKNIFDFDNFIKSHYKSQLLREEELRVRKEEIMRKKEAIKDQEMGKMMEMAVGVLVIIAVSILVNLKQGGN; this is encoded by the coding sequence ATGGCGGAGGTCAGACTGAAATTGAGTAATGGGGCCTACAGAATTCTTCAAAACACATATCATCAGTTGCCTCTGAGGATTGAGGGCAACCAAGCTAAAGGCGCAATACAAGCCACAAGCTTGCTGACAGAATATCGGTCTGGCGAAGCTCAAAATGACCATGATAATACAGCCCGGCCCGGCAACTGGACACGGTTGCCGTCTCTCGGAATTCCTGAGGAGACTTTAAGAACTGAGAACTCAAGGGTCCTCATCAGACTCACCGACGGTGGATTTAAGATTGGATTTTGCCACGATCTTATATCAAAATGCGGTGAGGGGATATTACAGTTTGGTTCTGCACGGAGGAATAACTTGTCAGACAGTGAGGATATAAGAGTACTCGATAGTGCTTCAAGGTGGTTTTATCTCAGTTCACCACACCTGGCCGACACACAGGTCCATGTTATTGCCTCTAGAGCTTCAAGTTGGATAAGAAACCGTCTCGTGACGGCCACCATAACTCAAACCAGGCACGAGCAGAGAAGATCTCTGTGTATGGTGCGATTTGCCATCGGACAATCGAGCTTTAGTTTGCGACAGTCTCATGAGCAGTTATTTGTGAGACCTTATGGCAACGGCAACATGTATGAGCCCCTATATAAAAGCAGAACGGCATATTATGAAATCCTCGAAGTGTCGCCAACCGCCACGCAAGCTCAGATCAAGACGGCTTACTACAAGCAGTCTTTCGTCTACCACCCAGATAAGAATGCAGGCAGTGAGGAGGCTACGAACCGCTTCTCCAACATCAGCGAGGCTTACAACGTGTTGGGCAACAAGGGGCTGAGGAAGAAATACGACCGAGGCATTCTGAGTCAGGGAGACGTTACTGGAGCGAGCAAACCTTCCGCGAAGGACACCAAGAGCTCCTCATCTCAGCCAACGAGGGAGGCACGCCAGACTTCCGCCTTGGGGATAGACAGCAAGAACATTTTCGACTTTGACAACTTCATCAAATCCCACTATAAATCCCAGCTcctgagagaggaggagctgCGAGTTAGGAAGGAGGAGATTATGAGGAAGAAAGAGGCCATCAAAGACCAGGAGATGGGCAAGATGATGGAGATGGCTGTGGGAGTGTTGGTCATAATAGCAGTGTCTATTCTGGTCAACTTGAAACAGGGAGGAAATTGA